From Paraglaciecola sp. L1A13:
TTGGCCCCAAAAGAAAAAATTAGAATAGAAAAAGTTATCAGTAATCGTTTATGTATCATAGGGTAAGCATCTGCGCTATTTGTGTATGCCCATAATATCTGGCAAAACAGCTGATTGCTATGGACATATGATCGTTACAGATTAGTTAACTATCATCCATAAAAAAGGGCTAACACTGTTAGCCCTTTTGGTATTTTAACGAACGGAAAAATTACTTATTAAGAAATTCTGCCAAATCATCACTGCCACCGATGTGTTGACCATCGATGAAAACTTGCGGCCATGAATCACGACCAGAGATAGCTTTCATACCCGTAAACGTAATTTCTTTACCCATCACTAGTTCTTCAAACTCGTAGCCTTTTTCTGTTAACAATGCTTTTGCTTTTGAACAGAATGGGCAGCCAGGCTTGGTGAAAATAGCCGCAGGTGCAGGTTTACGAGCATCTGGTGCAATGTACGCAAGCATAGTGTCAGCGTCAGAAACTTCAAACGGGTCACCTGGTAAATCTGGTTCGATAAACATTTTGTCTATCACGCCATCTTTTACCAACATAGAATAGCGCCAGCTGCGCTTACCAAAACCTAAGTCAGCTTTATCAACAAGTAAACCCATACCATCAGTGAATTCACAGTTACCGTCTGGCAACAAACTAATATTCTGTGCTTCTTGGTCAGCGGCCCAAGCATTCATTACGAATGTATCATTGACTGAAATACAAACGATCTCATCAACGCCGTTAGCCTTAAAAACCTTCGCTAATTCGTTATAACGCGGTAAATGTGTTGATGAACAAGTAGGCGTGAAAGCACCCGGCAATGAGAAAACAACAACTGTTTTACCGCCGAAAATCTCGTCAGTGGTACGTGTTTGCCATTCGTCATTTACACGTACAGGGAACGTAACGTTAGGAACTTTTTGGCCAGTTTTATCTGCAAAATTTGGATTAGACATAATATCTCCAGTTGTTTAGTGGGTTAATCATTTTTCGATGGAACTAATATAGCGCACGTACTTAAATATAATAAGTAATTAAAATCTATCAGCTAAATCTATAAAAACGATTAAACATTTTTTACATTAGGGTTTTACTATTTGAATCGAAAAACTGATCAACTTTTAAAAAAGTCATCACCTTGTTGGCTCAACATTGCCTCGATATCTTCAATATCAGGTAATTGTGACGTTTCAGCATCTTTTGATGATCCACTCGGAATCGTTTTTTGTTCATCTGCCCACTCACCTAAATCAATAAGCTGACAGTTTTTGCTGCAAAATGGCCGATATGGGCTACTTTCAGCCCATTCAACACGCTTCTTACATGAAGGACAGTCTACTTCCACCACGTGCTCCTCTTTTAAATTTCTATTCCTAACAACATGCCAGCTTACACACGACGTGTTCATCTACCGCCGTGCCACCGTTTACATTGGGTGTGAACAACATAAAGCGTATCGCATAACGATATTTATTACCGCTTAACATTGGATAGTACCCTTGGTCTGTCGCGCTAATAACCCGAATCAACTCGTTTTTGTCGTCTGCTATGCCTTGATAAAAT
This genomic window contains:
- a CDS encoding glutathione peroxidase, whose translation is MSNPNFADKTGQKVPNVTFPVRVNDEWQTRTTDEIFGGKTVVVFSLPGAFTPTCSSTHLPRYNELAKVFKANGVDEIVCISVNDTFVMNAWAADQEAQNISLLPDGNCEFTDGMGLLVDKADLGFGKRSWRYSMLVKDGVIDKMFIEPDLPGDPFEVSDADTMLAYIAPDARKPAPAAIFTKPGCPFCSKAKALLTEKGYEFEELVMGKEITFTGMKAISGRDSWPQVFIDGQHIGGSDDLAEFLNK
- the yacG gene encoding DNA gyrase inhibitor YacG, which encodes MEVDCPSCKKRVEWAESSPYRPFCSKNCQLIDLGEWADEQKTIPSGSSKDAETSQLPDIEDIEAMLSQQGDDFFKS